A window of the Symbiobacterium terraclitae genome harbors these coding sequences:
- a CDS encoding DegV family protein: MPGIRIITDSTADLSPELLAANDVRVVPLLVQFDEESYRDGVEMNPDRLFRMVAERNKLPKTASPGPAAFREAFAEATADGSQALFIGISAKFSATLQNAQIAASEFPEGQVRVFDSRNLSTGIGLQVLHACDLVRAGKSMEEILADLEAYQAGVRTAFVIDTMEYLHKGGRCSGVAALVGTLLKIRPVISVVDGGMIVAAKVRGARRKALEWMLERFAEDAAKGRVRPERVFVTSPDAPHEDAPYMVEEVRRILPDVKEVIVTRAGAVIGSHCGPGTIGILYATK, encoded by the coding sequence ATGCCCGGAATTCGCATCATCACGGACTCAACCGCCGATCTGAGCCCCGAGCTGCTGGCTGCCAACGACGTGCGGGTGGTGCCCCTCCTGGTCCAGTTCGACGAGGAGTCCTACCGGGACGGGGTGGAAATGAACCCGGACCGGCTGTTTCGGATGGTGGCCGAGCGGAACAAGCTGCCCAAGACGGCCAGCCCCGGGCCCGCCGCCTTCCGCGAGGCCTTTGCGGAGGCGACGGCCGACGGCAGCCAGGCGCTCTTCATCGGCATCTCCGCGAAGTTCTCGGCCACGCTCCAGAACGCGCAGATCGCGGCATCGGAGTTCCCCGAGGGCCAGGTACGGGTCTTCGACTCCCGGAACCTCTCCACGGGCATCGGGCTGCAGGTGCTCCACGCCTGTGACCTGGTCCGCGCGGGCAAGTCGATGGAGGAGATCCTCGCGGACCTGGAGGCCTACCAGGCCGGCGTGCGCACGGCGTTCGTGATCGACACCATGGAGTACCTGCACAAGGGTGGCCGCTGCAGCGGTGTGGCCGCTCTTGTCGGTACCCTGCTCAAGATCCGGCCGGTGATCTCCGTCGTCGACGGCGGCATGATCGTCGCAGCCAAGGTCCGCGGCGCCCGCAGAAAGGCGCTCGAGTGGATGCTGGAGCGGTTCGCCGAGGACGCGGCGAAGGGCAGGGTGCGCCCGGAGCGGGTCTTCGTGACGAGCCCCGACGCGCCGCACGAGGACGCACCCTACATGGTCGAGGAGGTCCGGCGCATCCTGCCGGACGTGAAGGAGGTCATCGTGACCCGGGCCGGCGCGGTCATCGGCAGCCACTGCGGCCCCGGCACCATCGGCATCCTGTACGCGACCAAGTAG
- a CDS encoding MFS transporter yields MQRYLSLFRNRNFLLHWLAGATSNIGDFFNSLAVVKLLSQDPAHLGLYTSLIMASKMVPALVLGPLAGSVADRLPRKAVMVAADLVRAALVLGLVFAGHPAAVIGLVFAAAVAAAFFQPANSALLPSLVEQEQLVTAGSLNVMTQRLAMLLGNGLGAAVLMLVGPQGIFAINAATYLASALLLSGLRLPVAAPAGAAAQPGGTSPLARLAADLRETAAVVRASPQLRHLLIGLGIANLGDSGTNVLFVTFFTVTLGVATEQLGFVWAAFGGAAMLGSLAIGAVGHRVHWRHLFSFACVYFWFTATGAMLASSLIPSTAFLTLMGLGSGAINVGLQVAVAELVPDHIRGRVFGTWNTVSALIMVSGNLVAGVLADRVGPAVTMMGFALAYLAAGIYGHFNLRPREEAAAAEARAS; encoded by the coding sequence GTGCAGCGCTACCTGTCCCTGTTCCGGAACCGCAACTTCCTGCTTCACTGGCTGGCCGGGGCCACGTCCAACATCGGCGACTTCTTCAACAGCCTCGCCGTGGTGAAGCTGCTGAGCCAGGACCCCGCGCATCTGGGCCTCTACACCTCGCTGATCATGGCCAGCAAGATGGTCCCTGCGCTTGTCCTGGGCCCCCTGGCCGGTTCGGTGGCCGACCGCCTGCCGCGCAAGGCCGTGATGGTGGCGGCCGACCTGGTGCGCGCCGCGCTGGTGCTCGGGCTGGTGTTTGCCGGCCACCCGGCGGCGGTGATCGGCCTGGTCTTCGCCGCGGCGGTGGCGGCTGCATTCTTCCAGCCCGCCAACTCGGCCCTGCTGCCCAGCCTCGTGGAGCAGGAGCAGCTGGTCACGGCCGGGTCCCTGAACGTGATGACCCAGCGGCTTGCCATGCTGCTGGGGAACGGCCTGGGGGCGGCGGTGCTGATGCTCGTCGGGCCGCAGGGCATCTTCGCCATCAACGCCGCGACCTACCTCGCCTCGGCCCTGCTGCTCTCGGGCCTGCGGCTGCCGGTCGCGGCCCCGGCCGGTGCGGCTGCGCAGCCGGGAGGGACCTCGCCCCTCGCCCGCCTGGCGGCCGACCTGCGGGAGACGGCCGCCGTGGTGCGGGCGAGCCCGCAGCTCCGCCACCTGCTAATCGGCCTCGGCATCGCCAACCTGGGCGACTCGGGAACGAACGTCCTGTTCGTCACCTTCTTCACCGTCACGCTGGGCGTGGCGACGGAGCAGCTGGGCTTCGTCTGGGCGGCCTTCGGCGGTGCGGCAATGCTCGGCTCCCTCGCCATCGGCGCCGTCGGCCACCGCGTCCACTGGCGGCACCTGTTCAGCTTCGCCTGCGTCTACTTCTGGTTCACGGCTACCGGCGCGATGCTGGCCAGCAGCCTCATCCCCAGCACCGCCTTCCTCACGCTGATGGGGCTGGGCAGCGGGGCGATCAACGTCGGCCTGCAGGTGGCCGTGGCCGAACTGGTGCCCGACCACATCCGCGGCCGGGTGTTCGGCACGTGGAACACCGTCAGCGCCCTGATCATGGTCTCCGGGAACCTGGTCGCGGGCGTCCTGGCGGACCGGGTCGGGCCGGCCGTCACGATGATGGGTTTCGCCCTCGCCTACCTGGCCGCGGGGATCTACGGCCACTTCAACCTGCGGCCCCGGGAGGAGGCGGCGGCCGCCGAGGCACGGGCGAGCTGA
- the floA gene encoding flotillin-like protein FloA (flotillin-like protein involved in membrane lipid rafts), translating to MAEFAFIIPTFLVILLLVLFFSFVPVGLWISAAAADVRVGIFYMIGMKLRRVPPHRIVNALIKAEKAGLEISIDKLEAHYLAGGNVDRVVNALIAAQRAGIDLVFERAAAIDLAGRDVLEAVQMSVNPKVIETPVVAGVAQDGIELKAKARVTVRADINRLVGGAGEDTIIARVGEGIVTTIGSAASHKQVLENPDSISRTVLAKGLDAGTAFEIVSIDIADVDVGANIGARLRADQAEAEKVMAQAKAEERRAMAVAEEQEMRAETQRMRARVVEAEAEVPRALAQALREGRIGVMEYLQMQNIQADTAMREALGGGKSGGQSGGEDQK from the coding sequence ATGGCTGAGTTCGCCTTCATCATCCCGACCTTTCTCGTGATCCTGCTCCTGGTGCTCTTCTTCAGCTTCGTCCCCGTCGGTCTCTGGATCTCGGCCGCAGCGGCGGACGTGCGGGTCGGCATCTTCTACATGATCGGCATGAAGCTGCGCCGGGTGCCGCCCCATCGCATCGTCAACGCGCTGATCAAGGCGGAGAAGGCCGGGCTGGAGATCAGCATCGACAAGCTGGAGGCGCACTACCTGGCCGGCGGCAACGTCGACCGGGTGGTCAACGCTCTGATCGCCGCCCAGCGGGCCGGCATTGACCTGGTCTTCGAGCGGGCGGCGGCCATCGACCTGGCCGGGCGCGACGTGCTCGAGGCGGTGCAGATGTCGGTCAACCCCAAGGTCATCGAGACCCCGGTGGTGGCCGGCGTCGCGCAGGACGGCATCGAGCTGAAGGCCAAGGCCCGGGTGACGGTGCGGGCTGACATCAACCGGCTCGTCGGCGGCGCCGGTGAGGACACGATCATCGCCCGCGTCGGCGAGGGCATCGTGACCACCATCGGCTCGGCGGCCAGTCACAAGCAGGTGTTGGAGAACCCGGACTCGATCTCCCGCACCGTCCTGGCCAAGGGCCTGGACGCGGGCACCGCCTTCGAGATCGTCTCCATCGACATCGCCGACGTGGACGTCGGCGCCAACATCGGCGCCCGGCTGCGGGCCGACCAGGCCGAGGCCGAGAAGGTGATGGCGCAGGCCAAGGCCGAGGAGCGGCGCGCGATGGCCGTGGCCGAGGAGCAGGAGATGCGGGCCGAGACCCAGCGCATGCGGGCCAGGGTGGTCGAGGCGGAGGCCGAGGTGCCGCGGGCCCTGGCGCAGGCGCTGCGCGAAGGCCGGATCGGCGTGATGGAGTACCTGCAGATGCAGAACATCCAGGCCGACACGGCGATGCGGGAGGCGCTGGGCGGCGGCAAGTCGGGCGGGCAGTCCGGCGGCGAGGACCAGAAGTAG
- a CDS encoding NfeD family protein: MRQRLARLPVAALLLALFLALAAAPAALAADGGQKVYVLRIDQGQVIDVGLAQFADRVFDEAEADPAAVGIAVVLDTPGGYVDAAARIKDRLLASRKKTIAYVANDAISAGALIATAAEYLYMHPGSVIGAAEPRTVATNQTADYKALSVVVNYFTSAAEARRRDVAIARAFVDKDHPIPGQTDVLLTLTYQHAVETGYANGVAESLNDAIRKAGIDQFELVEPQWTFSEQVGRVLTTPWVAILLLVAGVIALGIEFTQPGLTGPAAVGIVCLSLFFIGNALVGTAGWVEIALAVSGLVLLLVELFTPGFGIFGLSGIAAFGAAIFLAAPSPELAGRYLMWTAIASAVVLFAAIRAISRRGLGRMLTLSEAAKDWSAQSPDRSRLVGQEGRTVTVLRPAGTAVFGDQRLDVVTEGEFVPAGVPVRVIRVDGTRIVVRSIE; the protein is encoded by the coding sequence ATGCGCCAGCGACTCGCGCGCCTTCCCGTCGCCGCCCTGCTCCTGGCCCTCTTCCTGGCCCTGGCCGCGGCGCCGGCTGCCCTGGCGGCAGACGGCGGCCAGAAGGTATACGTACTCCGGATCGACCAGGGGCAGGTTATCGATGTAGGGCTGGCCCAGTTCGCCGACCGCGTCTTCGACGAGGCGGAGGCCGATCCCGCCGCCGTCGGGATCGCCGTGGTGCTGGACACGCCGGGCGGCTACGTCGACGCCGCCGCCCGCATCAAGGACCGGCTGCTGGCCTCCCGGAAGAAGACCATCGCCTACGTGGCGAACGACGCCATCTCCGCCGGGGCGCTGATCGCCACCGCGGCCGAGTACCTCTATATGCACCCCGGCTCGGTGATCGGCGCGGCGGAGCCCCGCACCGTCGCCACGAACCAGACCGCCGACTACAAGGCGCTCTCGGTGGTGGTCAACTACTTCACCTCGGCGGCGGAGGCCCGCAGGCGCGACGTGGCGATCGCCAGGGCTTTCGTTGACAAGGACCATCCCATCCCCGGTCAGACGGACGTGCTGCTCACCCTGACCTACCAGCACGCGGTGGAGACCGGCTACGCCAACGGCGTCGCCGAGAGCCTGAACGACGCCATCCGGAAGGCCGGCATCGACCAGTTCGAGCTGGTCGAGCCGCAGTGGACCTTCTCCGAGCAGGTGGGCCGGGTGCTCACCACCCCCTGGGTGGCGATTCTGCTGCTGGTGGCGGGCGTGATCGCCCTCGGCATCGAGTTCACGCAGCCGGGCCTCACCGGCCCGGCCGCCGTCGGGATCGTCTGCCTCTCCCTGTTCTTCATCGGCAACGCCCTGGTGGGCACGGCGGGCTGGGTGGAGATCGCCCTGGCCGTGAGCGGCCTGGTGCTGCTGCTGGTGGAGCTGTTCACGCCCGGTTTCGGCATCTTCGGCCTCTCGGGGATCGCCGCCTTCGGCGCGGCGATCTTCCTGGCCGCCCCGTCGCCGGAGTTGGCCGGGCGGTACCTGATGTGGACGGCCATCGCCAGCGCAGTGGTGCTCTTCGCCGCCATCCGGGCCATCAGCCGGCGCGGCCTGGGCCGCATGCTCACCCTCTCCGAGGCGGCGAAGGACTGGTCCGCCCAGTCGCCGGACCGGTCACGGCTGGTGGGGCAGGAGGGGCGAACCGTCACCGTGCTCCGCCCGGCGGGTACGGCCGTCTTCGGCGACCAGCGGCTGGACGTGGTGACGGAGGGCGAGTTCGTCCCCGCCGGCGTGCCGGTGCGGGTCATCCGGGTGGATGGTACCCGCATCGTGGTGCGGTCCATCGAGTAG
- a CDS encoding molybdopterin-containing oxidoreductase family protein translates to MRGTKPESRNGSEDVVVKRAVCPHDCWDTCSMLVHVKDGRAVRVMGDPDHPVTRGYLCVKTNHYEERVYSPDRVLYPMKRVGPKGAGQFERISWDEALTTIAARFRAIIAEYGAEAILPYSYAGTIGTLQYGSMDRRFFHRVGATRLQRTICSAAGSAAVKSVLGVRMGPDPEDMVHAKLIVVWGVNVISSNPHQWPIIQEARRRGATLVVIDPYRYKAAREADWHVSPRPGTDAALALGIMHVLVREDWLDRDYIERYTTGFDHLARKVAEWPPERAAAVTGIAADDIVRLARLWWESRPAVLRVGYGLQRHTNGGSTVRAICMIPGLTGHWRDRGGGFLLSNSGSYGLNSDALERPDLMPTPAPRTVNMIELGKALTELQDPPIKAIMVYNSNPASVAPNQSRVLAGLSREDLFTVVHEQLFTDTCKWADIVLPATTQFEHTDLMTSYWHLYVQLNEPVIEPLGEAVPNTELFRRLARAMGFTEPCFSDSDEDLIRQALSSGSPYLEGITLERLREERSIKVNRPAAPFAEGGFGTPSGRLEFYSEALAAAGLDPVVEYTPPAESVDGSPELAARYPIALITPAAHHFLNSTFANLPRMMEREGAPTIYLNPVDAEARSIRSGDWVRVFNDRGSVRLQARVGDWSQPGVAISPTIWWSRFMPDGVGINVLTLDQPADMGGGASFHTNLVQVEPAEPPVEPSR, encoded by the coding sequence ATGAGGGGAACCAAGCCTGAGAGCCGGAACGGGTCGGAGGACGTCGTGGTGAAGCGGGCCGTCTGCCCCCACGACTGCTGGGACACGTGCTCGATGCTGGTCCACGTGAAGGACGGGCGGGCCGTGCGCGTGATGGGCGACCCGGACCACCCGGTGACCCGGGGGTACCTGTGCGTCAAGACCAACCACTACGAGGAGCGGGTCTACAGCCCCGACCGGGTACTCTACCCGATGAAGCGGGTGGGGCCGAAGGGCGCCGGGCAGTTCGAGCGCATCTCCTGGGACGAGGCCCTTACGACCATCGCCGCCCGGTTCCGGGCTATCATCGCCGAGTACGGGGCGGAGGCGATCCTGCCCTACTCCTACGCCGGCACCATCGGCACGCTGCAGTACGGCTCCATGGACCGGCGCTTCTTCCACCGGGTCGGGGCGACCCGGCTGCAGCGGACCATCTGCTCGGCCGCGGGCTCGGCGGCGGTGAAGTCCGTGCTGGGCGTCCGCATGGGGCCCGACCCGGAGGATATGGTCCACGCCAAGCTCATCGTGGTCTGGGGCGTCAACGTCATCTCCTCCAACCCGCACCAGTGGCCGATCATCCAGGAGGCCCGGCGCCGCGGGGCCACGCTGGTCGTCATCGACCCCTACCGCTACAAGGCGGCGCGGGAGGCGGACTGGCACGTCTCGCCCCGCCCGGGCACCGACGCGGCCCTGGCGCTGGGGATCATGCACGTGCTGGTGCGGGAGGACTGGCTCGACCGGGACTACATCGAGCGGTACACCACCGGTTTCGACCACCTGGCCCGGAAGGTGGCGGAGTGGCCGCCGGAGCGCGCCGCGGCCGTGACCGGCATCGCCGCGGACGACATCGTCCGCCTCGCCCGGCTCTGGTGGGAGAGCCGCCCGGCGGTGCTGCGGGTGGGCTACGGCCTGCAGCGGCACACCAACGGCGGCTCCACCGTGCGCGCCATCTGCATGATCCCGGGCCTCACCGGCCACTGGCGGGACCGGGGCGGCGGCTTCCTGCTTTCCAACTCCGGCTCTTACGGCCTCAACTCCGACGCCCTGGAGCGGCCCGACCTCATGCCGACGCCGGCCCCGCGCACCGTCAACATGATCGAGCTGGGCAAGGCGCTCACCGAGCTGCAGGACCCGCCCATCAAAGCGATCATGGTTTACAACTCGAACCCCGCGAGCGTCGCGCCGAACCAATCGCGGGTGCTGGCAGGTCTATCCCGTGAAGACCTGTTCACCGTGGTACACGAGCAGCTCTTCACCGATACTTGCAAGTGGGCGGACATCGTGCTGCCGGCCACGACCCAGTTCGAGCACACGGACCTGATGACGTCCTACTGGCACCTGTACGTGCAGCTGAACGAGCCGGTCATCGAGCCCCTCGGGGAGGCGGTTCCCAACACCGAGCTCTTCCGCCGGCTGGCCCGGGCCATGGGCTTCACCGAGCCCTGCTTCAGCGACAGCGACGAGGACCTGATCCGCCAGGCGCTCTCCAGCGGCAGCCCCTACCTCGAGGGGATCACGCTGGAGCGGCTGAGGGAGGAGCGGAGCATCAAGGTCAACCGGCCGGCGGCGCCCTTCGCCGAGGGCGGCTTCGGCACCCCGTCCGGCAGGCTGGAGTTCTACTCGGAGGCCCTGGCGGCCGCCGGGCTGGACCCCGTGGTGGAGTACACGCCGCCGGCCGAGTCCGTCGACGGCTCGCCCGAGCTGGCCGCCCGCTACCCCATCGCCCTGATCACCCCGGCGGCGCACCACTTCCTGAACAGCACCTTCGCCAACCTGCCCCGCATGATGGAGCGGGAGGGGGCGCCCACGATCTACCTGAACCCCGTGGACGCCGAGGCCCGGTCCATCCGCTCGGGCGACTGGGTCAGGGTCTTCAACGACCGCGGCTCCGTGCGGCTGCAGGCCCGGGTGGGCGACTGGTCGCAGCCCGGGGTGGCGATCTCGCCCACCATCTGGTGGTCCCGCTTCATGCCCGACGGCGTCGGCATCAATGTGCTGACGCTGGACCAGCCGGCCGACATGGGGGGAGGCGCCTCCTTCCACACCAATCTGGTGCAGGTGGAGCCGGCCGAGCCGCCCGTGGAGCCATCACGCTGA
- a CDS encoding HAD family hydrolase produces the protein MLELRVPGRDPITVEHLVLDFNGTLAVDGVLLPGVAERIRELAGHLAVHVITADTYGGARAQTAGLPVTLQVIGPGDQTAAKRALVEALGPDSVVAVGNGANDRLMLERAALSICVLEAEGAATAALLAADVVVRSPVEALDMLVRPGRLAATLRVS, from the coding sequence GTGCTCGAACTGCGGGTTCCCGGCCGGGATCCCATCACGGTGGAACATCTCGTGCTGGACTTCAACGGCACCCTGGCCGTTGACGGGGTGCTCCTGCCCGGGGTGGCGGAGCGGATCCGAGAACTGGCCGGGCACCTCGCCGTGCACGTGATCACGGCCGACACCTATGGGGGCGCCCGGGCCCAGACCGCCGGCCTGCCGGTGACCCTGCAGGTCATCGGGCCGGGCGACCAGACCGCGGCCAAGCGGGCGCTGGTGGAGGCGCTGGGCCCGGACTCGGTGGTGGCCGTGGGCAACGGGGCCAACGACCGGCTGATGCTGGAGCGGGCCGCGCTCTCCATCTGCGTGCTGGAGGCCGAGGGTGCGGCCACGGCCGCACTGCTGGCGGCCGACGTCGTCGTGCGGTCGCCCGTCGAGGCGCTGGACATGCTGGTCCGGCCGGGGCGGCTCGCCGCAACGCTGCGTGTTTCGTGA
- a CDS encoding molybdopterin-binding protein, whose product MFTLRVVPTEEAVGLMLAHDLTRIVPGEGKGPAFRRGHVVTAADISLLLAMGKEHLYVWEPLPGMVHEEEAARRLAAAGAGQGLTWDSPAEGKVSLRAAHRGLLRVDVARLEAINAIGEITIATRRDATLVEAGTVVAGCKVTPLVVAEEQIARAEAMGPWIQVKPLAPLPAGLIVTGSEVFKGRIPDKFGPVVEEKLERFGCPVVYKAYSDDQADRTAAKIREALAAGARMVLCTGGMSVDPDDATPGAIRRAGAQVVTYGVPFLPGSMFMMAYLEGVPVMGLPGAVMYEKETVFDHVLPRVLAGEILTKQDFVRMGHGGLLPR is encoded by the coding sequence ATGTTCACACTGCGCGTCGTACCCACAGAAGAAGCCGTCGGCCTCATGCTCGCGCACGATCTCACCCGCATCGTCCCCGGCGAGGGGAAGGGCCCCGCCTTCCGGCGGGGGCACGTTGTCACGGCTGCCGACATCTCGCTCCTGCTGGCCATGGGCAAGGAGCACCTCTACGTGTGGGAGCCGCTGCCCGGCATGGTCCACGAGGAGGAGGCGGCCCGGCGGCTGGCCGCGGCCGGGGCCGGCCAGGGGCTCACCTGGGACTCGCCCGCGGAGGGCAAGGTCAGCCTCAGGGCCGCGCACCGGGGCCTGCTGCGCGTCGACGTCGCCCGCCTGGAGGCGATCAACGCGATCGGCGAGATCACCATCGCGACCCGCCGCGACGCCACGCTGGTGGAGGCCGGCACCGTCGTGGCCGGCTGCAAGGTGACCCCCCTGGTCGTGGCCGAGGAGCAGATCGCCCGGGCCGAGGCCATGGGCCCGTGGATCCAGGTGAAGCCGCTGGCGCCGCTGCCGGCGGGGCTGATCGTCACCGGCAGCGAGGTGTTCAAGGGCCGCATCCCCGACAAGTTCGGCCCGGTGGTGGAGGAGAAGCTGGAGCGGTTCGGCTGCCCGGTGGTCTACAAGGCCTACAGCGACGACCAGGCCGACCGGACGGCCGCCAAGATCCGCGAGGCGCTCGCCGCAGGCGCCAGAATGGTGCTCTGCACCGGCGGCATGTCGGTGGACCCGGACGATGCGACCCCCGGGGCGATCCGCCGGGCGGGCGCCCAGGTGGTCACCTACGGCGTGCCCTTCCTGCCCGGATCGATGTTCATGATGGCCTACCTCGAAGGCGTGCCGGTGATGGGCCTGCCCGGCGCCGTCATGTACGAGAAGGAGACCGTGTTCGACCACGTGCTGCCCCGGGTCCTGGCGGGCGAGATCCTGACGAAGCAGGACTTCGTGCGCATGGGCCACGGCGGGCTGCTGCCGCGGTAG
- a CDS encoding 4Fe-4S dicluster domain-containing protein — protein sequence MKADGHHDRRRFFREGLRSLGRLLAETVQGAVEETVTRASGGQRYLRPPGAIEESAFLLACTRCGECVRACPVGAIQLLPESAGAAVGTPFIDPLTRACDLCGKCMPACAPGALLPVADPRSVKMGLARIDPDHCWAFQGSLCDLCYQRCPFPDEAIRLEDGKPVVSPEHCTGCGLCAYVCVSTPPAITIQPRN from the coding sequence ATGAAGGCCGACGGGCACCATGACCGGCGCCGCTTCTTCCGCGAGGGTCTGAGGAGCCTGGGCCGCCTGCTGGCGGAGACGGTTCAGGGCGCGGTGGAGGAGACGGTGACCCGGGCGTCGGGCGGGCAGCGCTACCTGCGCCCGCCCGGTGCCATCGAGGAGTCCGCCTTCCTGCTCGCCTGCACCCGCTGCGGCGAGTGCGTCCGCGCGTGCCCCGTCGGCGCCATTCAACTGCTGCCGGAGTCCGCGGGGGCCGCGGTCGGCACGCCCTTCATTGACCCGCTGACGAGGGCCTGCGACCTCTGCGGCAAGTGCATGCCGGCCTGCGCGCCGGGAGCGCTGCTTCCGGTCGCAGACCCGCGCAGCGTGAAGATGGGCCTCGCACGCATCGACCCGGATCACTGCTGGGCGTTCCAGGGCTCCCTCTGCGACCTCTGCTACCAGCGCTGCCCCTTCCCGGACGAGGCCATCCGGCTCGAGGACGGCAAGCCCGTGGTCAGCCCGGAGCACTGCACCGGCTGCGGCCTCTGCGCCTACGTCTGCGTCAGCACCCCGCCTGCGATCACGATACAGCCACGCAACTGA
- a CDS encoding GatB/YqeY domain-containing protein, producing MDLNERLTQDMKAALKAGPSGKVRLETIRFLRAAVKNAEIEKQAPLSDDEILGIITKQVKQLRDSIADFQRSNRQDLIERAQAEIDVLSGYLPEQLSADEVRDLARQVIAQVGAQGPKDMGKVMGPLMAQTKGRADGKLVQQIVKELLG from the coding sequence ATGGACCTGAACGAGCGTCTCACTCAGGATATGAAGGCCGCCCTGAAGGCCGGTCCGTCCGGCAAGGTGCGGCTGGAGACGATCCGGTTCCTGCGGGCGGCGGTGAAGAACGCGGAGATCGAGAAGCAGGCCCCCCTCTCCGACGACGAGATCCTGGGCATCATCACCAAGCAGGTGAAGCAGCTCAGAGATTCCATAGCTGATTTCCAGCGGAGCAATCGGCAGGACCTGATCGAGCGGGCGCAAGCCGAGATCGACGTCCTGTCGGGATACCTCCCGGAGCAGCTCTCCGCCGACGAGGTGCGGGACCTGGCACGGCAGGTCATCGCCCAGGTGGGTGCCCAGGGCCCCAAGGACATGGGCAAGGTCATGGGCCCCCTGATGGCCCAGACCAAAGGCCGTGCAGATGGAAAGCTGGTTCAACAGATCGTCAAGGAACTACTTGGCTGA
- the rpsU gene encoding 30S ribosomal protein S21, with the protein MSEVKIGKNESLESALRRFKRQLQRAGVLAEVRRREHYEKPSVKRKKKSEAARKRKYRD; encoded by the coding sequence ATGTCCGAAGTCAAAATCGGCAAGAACGAGTCGCTGGAAAGCGCCCTTCGCCGTTTCAAGCGTCAGCTGCAGCGGGCCGGGGTGCTCGCCGAGGTTCGCCGGCGCGAGCACTACGAGAAGCCGAGCGTCAAGCGCAAGAAGAAGAGCGAGGCTGCTCGTAAGCGCAAGTATCGGGACTAG
- a CDS encoding histidine triad nucleotide-binding protein, which produces MAHDCLFCKIAAGEIPSSKVYEDEHVLAFRDINPVAPVHVLVIPRQHLASVAEIGPEHADLLARLFAAVQRVAAETGVAETGYRVVTNTGRDAGQQVFHLHLHVLGGRSLGPVA; this is translated from the coding sequence ATGGCCCACGATTGCCTGTTCTGCAAGATCGCAGCCGGGGAGATTCCCTCCAGCAAGGTCTACGAGGACGAGCACGTCCTGGCCTTCCGCGACATCAACCCCGTCGCCCCGGTTCACGTGCTGGTCATCCCGCGGCAGCATCTGGCGTCCGTCGCCGAGATCGGACCGGAGCACGCCGACCTCCTCGCCCGGCTGTTCGCGGCCGTGCAGCGGGTGGCCGCGGAGACCGGCGTGGCTGAGACGGGCTATCGCGTGGTCACCAACACCGGCCGGGACGCCGGTCAGCAGGTATTCCATCTGCACCTCCACGTGCTGGGCGGGCGGTCGCTCGGGCCGGTGGCCTGA